In Verrucomicrobiota bacterium, the genomic stretch TGCGGCGGTGTTTTGCGCCGACGTTTTGCAGGTGGGACTCCCGTTCCTGATTGCTTTTCTGGTACTGCCGCGCCTTGGGCTACCCGTGACCATGCTCAAGAACTACCGGGAAGTCACCAACGTCCTCATCGTGCTTGCAACCGGCTACGTCGTGTGCCGGCAGGTGAACCTGGCTGCCGACAAAATCATCCTGGCCCACCGCGTCCGGGGCGGGGTCGACATCCGTTCACGGGCCTTGTACACGGAAGTGTCAGCATTACGGAAAGGTATCCTGGGCGTGCTGGCGTTCCTTACCGTGACGACCGCGATGCTCTTCTCGGCTCCCTTGCGCCAGATGGGCACCAGTCTCCTGGCCTCCACGGGCCTCTTCAGCGTGGTTGTCGGCGTGGCGGCCCAACGTTCACTCGGGCAGCTTCTGGCAGGGTTCCAACTCGCCCTCACCCAACCCATCCTTCTGGATGACGTGGTGGTGATAAACGGCGAATTCGGCCGGATCGAAGAAATCACCCTCGCTTACGTCGTGATGAATCTGTGGGATCAACGGCGGATGGTCGTGCCCATCAGCTATTTTTTGGAAAAGCCGTTTGAGAACTGGACCCGCCGTTCGGCGGAATTGCTCAGCACCGTATTTCTGTACTTCGATTACCACCTGCCGTTAGAAGAGTTGCGGGCGGAATGTTCCCGCGTTCTGGCTGCACACCCGCTCTGGGACAAACGGGTCGATAAACTGCAGCTGACCGATGCCCGGGAAGGCTCCATCCAACTGCGAGCCCTGGTCAGCGCGGCCGACCCCAACGCGCTCTGGACGCTGCGCTGCGATGTTCGGGAGGCGCTGGTGCGTTTTGTTCAGGAACGATACCCTACGTGCCTCGTGCGGACGCGGGTGACGTTGGATGGGCCGTCGAACCCTGCCAGCGCTCGACTTGCCGTGGCCGGAGAGGCAGGAGATAAAAGCTGATGCGGGAACCGCTTTATACCACAGCCGGAACCAAGGGGCGCAATGCTGCGCGGCTGCCGCGTCGAACGGCGTTGAACGCAGCCGGCGTGGTTGTATTGCTGCTTGGCCTGATTTGCGCCACCCTCGTTTGCTGGGGGGGACGGAACCCTTCCGCGCCGCAGGCAAATGATTCGCAGGCTTACAACTCGGAGAGCGGCTGGACCGATGACACCCTTTCCCCCGAGGACACCAAGGGATCTTCTCAGGCTCTGGAGCTGAACTTGGGGAAATTGGGAGCGTTGGTCGTAAACGGATGGCGCCAACTCGAGGAGTTACCCCCTTCCGAGTTACTGGCCGCCACGATCGTCACGGCTTCGCTGCTCATTGCGTCGACCTGTTTTCTTGCTGCCTACCGGTTGCGTGACCCGTGAGCGCCAGATCGGGAGAACGGCGGGGTTCCGGGCTGCAGATCGTGGTCTCGCCAGGACATTCACGCACCAGCCCTCCAGCCGTCTGGCTGACGGCCCGTCAGAACGCCCGGCCGGAAAAGTGGACGATTCATTCCCTGTCGCGTTTGCGTGGCTTTTCCCTGCGTGCCTGCCCCACCAGGGCGTGCAGTTCTGGGGGTGCTACCCGAAAGGCCCCGGACCGTACGTCCGGAACCGGTTTCCCAAAGCATCGAGGCGGACCCGCACAGGCAAGGCGTGCATGTCTGGCATAAAGAAATCCGCCCCTGAGCAAATCCATGAGCCCCAGGAGATAAAGGAACATCAGCATCGCAGCAAGAATCATCACCACGACCGCAGCAAACAGGGCCAGGTAAACGGCGGCCCAGCCCAGATTGGCCGCCAGCGCCTGAGGTTCGTTCACCCTTAAGAGGACGAGGCGGTCTTCGCCGGGTTACAATGGGTCCGTGACGGTTCCGGTATAAACGCTCGCAAGGCTGGCCCTTCGCTGTCGTGACACTCCAATGGCTTTGCTGTATTTGCCGGACTCGCAGCATCGGCCCGGTGAGCGCACACCCTGAAACGAGCCCGTAGAGGGTGGCATTGCGAACTGTGCTGTAGCGCCAGAGGTTCGCAATGCTGAAAGAAATGTGGAACACGAATGAGCGGAACGAGCACGGTCCGGAGCCGGTAGCGGCTGGCCGGCGCGTTAATTGCGGCAGGCGTTTGCCGGCGGATTGCCCGTCGACGCAAATGCGCCCGTGTCCACGCCCGGATCGGTGAAACAGTAATCGCCTATGGACGTGACGACTCCGGACACGGACATCACAGCAGGAACCCCTGCCTTTCGTCGCGTCACTCTGGCGCTGACCGCGGCAGGATTCTCCACCTTCGCCGTGCTCTATTGCGTGCAGCCGCTGCTGCCGATTTTCAGCGCCGATTTCCGCGTCAGCCCGGCGGCGAGCAGCCTGGGTCTGTCCCTATGCACGGGCTTGCTCGCCATCGGTCTGCTCATGGCCGGTCCGCTCTCGGAAGTGGCGGGACGCAAACCGGTGATGGCGGGCTCCCTGTTCGCCTCGGCGCTCCTGACCCTCCTGGCCTCGGTGGCGCCAAACTGGCCTACGCTGCTCATCTTGCGAGCCTTAGCGGGCCTGACGCTTAGCGGGGTGCCGGCCGTGGCCATGGCCTACCTGAGTGAAGAGATGCACGCCAAAACCCTGGGGCTTGCCATGGGCCTCTACATTAGCGGCAACGCCCTCGGCGGCATGACGGGACGCCTGGTTACGGGTGCAGTGACCGATTTCGTTTCCTGGCGAGCGGCAATCGCCACCATTGGCGCGTTGGCCCTGCTCGCAGCCGTCGCGTTCTGGCGCAGCCTGCCTCCCTCGACTAACTTTACCCCGCACGCACTGCGCTGGCGCGAGATCCCGACGTCTTTCCTGTACCATTTCCGCGATCCGGGTTTGCCGTGGCTGTTCGCTGAAGCCTTTCTGGTCATGGGCGGTTTCGTCACGCTCTACAACTATATCAGCTTCCGGCTTCTCGCGCCGCCTTACAAGCTAAGCCAGACTGCCGTCGGCGCCATCTTCATCGTCTACCTGGTAGGGAGCGCCAGTTCAACCTGGGTTGGCCATTTGGCCGGACGCTTCGGCCGGCGGAAAGTGCTCTGGCTGACCGTCGTCGCCGCGATTGCTGGGGTAGCGTTGACCGTCTCGGATCAGCTCGTGGCCATCCTCGCCGGCATCGTCGTGGTCACCGCGGGCTTCTTTGGGGCGCATTCGGTGGCCAGCAGCTGGGTCGGACGGCGAGCGTCGCGGCACCGGGGGCAGGCCGCTTCATTGTACCTGCTTTTTTACTATTTTGGCTCGAGCGTACTCGGGACGGCCGGCGGATGGTTCTGGGCGCGGCACGGGTGGGCCGGTCTCGCCGGCTTCGTGATGGGCTTGTTTGGGATTGCGTTGGTGATCGCGATTCGCCTGGCGGGCGTGCCGCGACTTCAACCGGAGGCGACCAGCCCGCCGTTACCCCAGTAGATGGGCTGAAGGTACCCGCTTAAACCCGTTGCCGCCGGCGGCGCTCCCACGACCGGTGCAAGCAACCCGCGATCGATCGAAACGTTCAATACGATCATTGGACAATGAAAACTGTCGACTCAGGCTTCCTGGCCGGCCTGCCCAGCTATTCCGAGGACGGCTCGGTTCATGCAGTGGTGGAAGCCCCCAAGGGTTGCCTCCTCAAACTCAAATACGATTCAAAGCTGGGGACCTTCACGGTTTCTCGCGCCCTCCCTCTGGGCCTGTCGTACCCGTTTGACTGGGGCTTTATTCCCAGCACCAAAGGCCCCGATGGCGACCCCGTGGATGCATTGATTCTGCATGCGGGATCCACTTACCCGGGAGTCGTCCTGGCGTGCCGGCTGATAGGCGTGGTGGAAATGGATGAGGACAA encodes the following:
- a CDS encoding inorganic diphosphatase, which produces MKTVDSGFLAGLPSYSEDGSVHAVVEAPKGCLLKLKYDSKLGTFTVSRALPLGLSYPFDWGFIPSTKGPDGDPVDALILHAGSTYPGVVLACRLIGVVEMDEDNEQGRRERNDRLIVKPRWPDHLGEFKEASELPARLREEVEQFFLSTTFFSAKNAKVLGWRGPKEASAMVETGHRTYLQSGRKTES
- a CDS encoding MFS transporter, with amino-acid sequence MDVTTPDTDITAGTPAFRRVTLALTAAGFSTFAVLYCVQPLLPIFSADFRVSPAASSLGLSLCTGLLAIGLLMAGPLSEVAGRKPVMAGSLFASALLTLLASVAPNWPTLLILRALAGLTLSGVPAVAMAYLSEEMHAKTLGLAMGLYISGNALGGMTGRLVTGAVTDFVSWRAAIATIGALALLAAVAFWRSLPPSTNFTPHALRWREIPTSFLYHFRDPGLPWLFAEAFLVMGGFVTLYNYISFRLLAPPYKLSQTAVGAIFIVYLVGSASSTWVGHLAGRFGRRKVLWLTVVAAIAGVALTVSDQLVAILAGIVVVTAGFFGAHSVASSWVGRRASRHRGQAASLYLLFYYFGSSVLGTAGGWFWARHGWAGLAGFVMGLFGIALVIAIRLAGVPRLQPEATSPPLPQ
- a CDS encoding mechanosensitive ion channel family protein — encoded protein: MASSDASHWENVAAVFCADVLQVGLPFLIAFLVLPRLGLPVTMLKNYREVTNVLIVLATGYVVCRQVNLAADKIILAHRVRGGVDIRSRALYTEVSALRKGILGVLAFLTVTTAMLFSAPLRQMGTSLLASTGLFSVVVGVAAQRSLGQLLAGFQLALTQPILLDDVVVINGEFGRIEEITLAYVVMNLWDQRRMVVPISYFLEKPFENWTRRSAELLSTVFLYFDYHLPLEELRAECSRVLAAHPLWDKRVDKLQLTDAREGSIQLRALVSAADPNALWTLRCDVREALVRFVQERYPTCLVRTRVTLDGPSNPASARLAVAGEAGDKS